The sequence CTGTATGAAGTAAGCGTAAGACCTGTTTCTTCCTTTACCTCACGCACAAGACATTCCTCAGGAGTCTCCTGATTCTCAGCATGTCCGCCTACTCCAATCCATTTACCTTCATTAATATCATTATGCTTTTTCACTCTGTGAAGCATAAGATACTTCCCGTCCTTCTCTATATAACATAAAGTTGTAGTTATCATCAATTCTACCTTTCATGTCCGATTTTTTCAATCAAATTCACCTTATAGATTCAATTATTGCCTCTGCATCTGCTTTCGCAAGTGCGTCAAGTTTTTCATTGGTACTGAGAAAATTTCTGTAATCTCCTTTATTACTCAAAAAAGCATGTTCAACAATAATAGAAGGAAGCCCTGCCTTGGTACCACAATACAACAATGTATAATAATCCGCTAGCGAACCATCAGGATATGTTTCTCCTACTGTTGTTACCCTCTGCAAAATTCCTCCGGTATTTTCAGTATTCCAGTCATTGGCTATTGGAAGTCCTAACACATTTAATTTAGATATTATTGATTTAGCCATCCTCATCTCAGAATCATATACGCTTGCCACCTTTGCATTTGATGGCTGATATCTGCTACAGCTCATAAGAACCATACAACCATGTGAATCAACCTCATCGGTACTTCTGCTGTTAACATGAACAGAAACAAAATAATCTGCATTATTATCAACTGCATACTTAATACGGTTCGAAAGACTTAAATCATAATCACCGTTTCTTGTAAGAATAACCTTAACTCCTTCATTTTGTTCAAGATACCATTTCAGACTTGTTGCAATACGATAGTTAAGATTCTTCTCCATCACAAGAATTCCATCATATTCCTGCTTTGTTCCTTCACTGTCTCCACCATGACCCGGATCAATACATATAACAACCTGCTTTGGTTTTACTTCTTCTGTAGCATCAATATTTCCCTCTGCTACAGCTTCCACAGCATTTTCCAAAGTCGTCTCTTCCTCTGTACATTCTGTCTCTTCTGCAACTTCTTCCAGAGCTGTTTCCTCCTGTGTTGTCTCCTCAACAGTACTAATATCGGTCTGTGATTCATACAAATGTGTCTCATCATGACTACTTTCCATATCTGTCGCAGCATTCTTTTTCCCACATGCACACATACATATAGTAACCATCACCATACAAAAAAACAATTTCTTTTTCATTATATTACGCCTTCACTTCATGTCCGATTTTTTCAATCTCGTATTTCCCGCATACTATATTAATTTCATCAGCATTACCCCAGTCAAGACTTACATACACTTTCTTCTTATCAACATCCCACTTAAGTTCATCAATAGTTATTCCGCATCTTGTACGAAGTCCCTTAACCATGCCGCTTCCCAGCTTGTCTGACCATGCTGGAAGCAGTTCAATTGTGTGTTCATCCGAATATACAAGCATTTCATTAATAATTCCAACCAGTCCAAATGCGGTATCTGTACAAAACACGCCTTTGCTCCTGTCAGTATTGTGGTCTGTAAATAAAGTTGTGTAAAATATGTCACTGTGTACAAGCAGATTAAGCGTATCATATACAGCATCTGCATTTTTAAGACGAGCCTCTACTAACGCCTTATGTATCCAGCCATGTGAAGCAGTATCATCTTTTCCTTTATTCTCATGGTTTCTGTTAATGATTGCCTGGCGACACGCAGCTGCTAACTTACTGTCATGCTGAGTCTGCAAAGCCGGCCATGCCGGATAAAGATGGCTTATATGCCTGTGAGCATTATTCTCGCCATACTCCTTCATAGACCATTCCTTAACTGCGCCTGACTCATCATACATAAAATCAGGTAACATTCTTAAGAGTGCTTCCGCCTCTGATACAGCCTGCTCATATCCATCAACCTTCGTATAATTAAGCATCTCCGTGTACATATTAATTACATCTTTAGCCGCGGAGATATCCATTGCTGCATTGGCAGTAATCGCACTATGATATCCAAAAGGCTTATTCTCCGGTGAAAATGATGGAATAATAAGATAATGCTCACTCTCATTAAGGCTGCATTTACCCTTCTCATACCTTGCATTACCGTCTGTATCTGTGTAATACTCTGGATTTCCAATCTGTTTCCAGAAATTATAAGTCTTTTTAAGTAGTGGCTCATATACATCTTTTCTTACATCAAATGTATCTTTGCCGTACATCTTAATCAGCGCCACATCATCAGTTGTTATCACAGCGTCGCCGTAAGTCTGTAAGAATTCATATATAGGAATAAGTAACCAGCCCGCACCGGCATTCCAGTACTGGAATGGATAATTAATATCGTACTCTACCATCATTGCCCTGTGACCGTCAGTATTAACCGGAATCAGCACTGCATCCTTCATCCCATACACCATTGCTGCATTGTTAACCCAGTCAGGTATCTGCCGCAAAATAAACCACATATAACCAACACCTGCTTCATACAACCCTGAGCCGTTCATTCCCGAAACCTGAATATTAACATTGGCATCCATTGTGTACGCACTTCTCCACAACAGATTCCACTCACCAACCCACAAGCCGCTGAGTCTTGGTGCTGTCGTTCCTGCGCATGCCTGCATTCCATACAGACCGTTATAATATAATTTCTCCAGCAGATGAGGCATAATGTCATATTCATTTTTCTGCAAGTGAAGCAGTTCTTCATTAGCAGACTCGCAAAAATATCCGCCGTCAAGCTTAAGCTCTATATTCTTATGTTCTAAGCTTACCGGTTCTTCCGTTATATCGACACTGTTAACTTTGTTAATACATTTGTCTACCAGTGCAAATGTATCTTTGCCATTAACTCTGTACCTGAACTCACAATATTCCCCCAAATCATCTGTCCAGTCTGTGTAAGTTATAAGTGTTATACTCTCTGCATGTGATATATTAATAACCGGCGCAGTCTCATCAATACAAGTGTACGCCCGGCTGTCTTTAGGCTTTGATGAAACCCTCATATCACCATCTGTCAATATCCTTGTAACACCTGCAAATCCACCCTTTGCAAGCTCACTTCCCTCATATTCAGGATAATGCACAACCGTACCTATTATGTTACCTCTTACAAATCTTGAATACAGCATATTTCTTTCAGGCGCAGGGATATTGTTCTTCTGGACTCCGAATTTCGGCATAGACTCAAAATCATCTATTGATATCGACATATTCACAGACTTTTCAGATATTATTTTAGTTATAATCACATTCTGTTTTCTCGATACATATGTACTTTTTGAAACAGAAGCTCCGTCTGATTTAAATGTAGTATTTATTGTACCAGTCTTATAATCTGTCCATCTTCTGTAACCAGAAATATCCGGCTCTCCTTCAAGTGTCAGTCTTATCATATGGCCTGGATGATAACAGTACATATTCGTTCTTTTTCTATCATGTATATTCCATGTATCATCAAAATTAATAACTGACTGTCTGGCTTCATCTAACTGTGCTGTAACATCGTAAGGCACATGCCTTGGCTCTTCCGATGGCATGACAAATTCAACATTCTGATATATAAGACTGTCCTCTATAGGCGCACATGATTCAAGCACGCCAAGCCTTCCATTACCTGCCACCATAGCCTCATGCCATGGTACATCCGTAACATTATAATCATCATAAGGTTTAATCTGACTGAACTTCTTTGAAAATGAACTATACATTTTTAGACTTCCTTTTCTACTTATCTTGTTTTTCTTCTTTCTCTTCAGTTCCAAATGATTCAGCGTAAAGAAACTTATGTGTTGCAAATAATCCTGCAATTGCAGCCACCCCTGCCAGTACCTCAAATCCCGATACATGTCCTACTATCATCTGCCTTGCAATAGCAAAAAGCAGAACTTCAATAACCGTACCCGGAGTATGAGTGCAAAGCATCTTTACAAACTCAACTCCAATTGCAAATGTCATAACATTCTCAAGGAAGTACTCAAGCGTGGCATTATCACATCCTATTCCCAGTACACTTTCCACAATAAATTTTCCTGCAAGAAATATTATAGCTATCAGTAAAAATGCAGATAACACAATCTCAATATATGAAGCAGCCTGCTGCATAAATTTTCTTAATTTCATTTTCATAGGGTAAACTATCCTTTCAATTAATTTTATATATAGTGCCTTATTTAAGCATTAATTATATCTTATTCTTAATAATTAAGCAATTGTGCCCCTATCGCTTTCATTAAATAATTCAATATAATTATATAGTGAATGTGCATAATTTTATTTGACTTTCATAATGTTTTTTAGTAAACTTTAACAAGTTGGTGTTTTGAAATATGATAATAAATGACGCCACATTTATTATCTCTACAGGCACGCGTAACGGACATAATTTTTTAACGAGGAGAAAAACATGGAAGCTTTATTAATTCTAGTCATCGTTGCAGCCCTGCTTGCGCTCGGCTATGCAGCATTCAACTTCATCGGTGTTAAGAAACTTGATGAAGGAACAGACCGTATGAAAGAAATCGCAGCAGCCATAAGAGTTGGTGCTAACGCATTTATTACATACGAGTATAAGATTATTGCAGTAGTAGTTGTTATTATTGCAATCGCATTTGCAGCTATATTCACTGTCCAGTATGGAGAATTCAGCTGGGAGCCATCTGTATGTTTCATGATTGGTGTTATCATGAGTGCATCAGCAGGCTGGGTAGGTATGAAGATTGCTACTTACGCTAATGTAAGAGTTTCTAATACAGCCCGCAACACTAAGAACATTGGTTCAACACTTAAGGTAGCTTTAAAAGGTGGCTCAGTTATGGGTCTCTGCGTTGGCGGTTTCGCACTTTTAGGACTTTTCCTTGTATACATCATATTTGGATTTGGTCTTAACATGCTTGACATTGAGGCGCTCCGTGGTGCTCATGTATTCACACAGTGTCTTTCATGCTACGCACTTGGCTGCTCTATTGTTGCTATGTTTAACCGTGTTGGTGGCGGTATATATACTAAGGCAGCTGATATGGGAGCTGACCTTGTTGGTAAGACAGAAGCACACATCCCTGAAGATGATCCAAGAAATCCTGCCACTATCGCAGATAACGTTGGTGATAATGTAGGTGATGTTGCCGGACTTGGTTCTGACCTTCTTGAATCATTTGTTGGAGCTATATCTTCAGCAATTATTCTTGCAGTAAGTCTTTACCTTTCAAATGTAGCTAATAACCTTGAAGTTTCAGACGAAATGCTATCTAAAATGATGTATTTCCCACTTGTATTCGCTGCAATCGGACTTATCGCATCTATTCTTGGTAT is a genomic window of [Eubacterium] eligens ATCC 27750 containing:
- a CDS encoding N-acetylmuramoyl-L-alanine amidase gives rise to the protein MKKKLFFCMVMVTICMCACGKKNAATDMESSHDETHLYESQTDISTVEETTQEETALEEVAEETECTEEETTLENAVEAVAEGNIDATEEVKPKQVVICIDPGHGGDSEGTKQEYDGILVMEKNLNYRIATSLKWYLEQNEGVKVILTRNGDYDLSLSNRIKYAVDNNADYFVSVHVNSRSTDEVDSHGCMVLMSCSRYQPSNAKVASVYDSEMRMAKSIISKLNVLGLPIANDWNTENTGGILQRVTTVGETYPDGSLADYYTLLYCGTKAGLPSIIVEHAFLSNKGDYRNFLSTNEKLDALAKADAEAIIESIR
- a CDS encoding glycosyl hydrolase family 95 catalytic domain-containing protein, with the protein product MYSSFSKKFSQIKPYDDYNVTDVPWHEAMVAGNGRLGVLESCAPIEDSLIYQNVEFVMPSEEPRHVPYDVTAQLDEARQSVINFDDTWNIHDRKRTNMYCYHPGHMIRLTLEGEPDISGYRRWTDYKTGTINTTFKSDGASVSKSTYVSRKQNVIITKIISEKSVNMSISIDDFESMPKFGVQKNNIPAPERNMLYSRFVRGNIIGTVVHYPEYEGSELAKGGFAGVTRILTDGDMRVSSKPKDSRAYTCIDETAPVINISHAESITLITYTDWTDDLGEYCEFRYRVNGKDTFALVDKCINKVNSVDITEEPVSLEHKNIELKLDGGYFCESANEELLHLQKNEYDIMPHLLEKLYYNGLYGMQACAGTTAPRLSGLWVGEWNLLWRSAYTMDANVNIQVSGMNGSGLYEAGVGYMWFILRQIPDWVNNAAMVYGMKDAVLIPVNTDGHRAMMVEYDINYPFQYWNAGAGWLLIPIYEFLQTYGDAVITTDDVALIKMYGKDTFDVRKDVYEPLLKKTYNFWKQIGNPEYYTDTDGNARYEKGKCSLNESEHYLIIPSFSPENKPFGYHSAITANAAMDISAAKDVINMYTEMLNYTKVDGYEQAVSEAEALLRMLPDFMYDESGAVKEWSMKEYGENNAHRHISHLYPAWPALQTQHDSKLAAACRQAIINRNHENKGKDDTASHGWIHKALVEARLKNADAVYDTLNLLVHSDIFYTTLFTDHNTDRSKGVFCTDTAFGLVGIINEMLVYSDEHTIELLPAWSDKLGSGMVKGLRTRCGITIDELKWDVDKKKVYVSLDWGNADEINIVCGKYEIEKIGHEVKA